A single Chloroflexi bacterium ADurb.Bin180 DNA region contains:
- the dcd gene encoding Deoxycytidine triphosphate deaminase — protein MGTLSKRELIDRLGGSGSDKLVVTPILDAELQVNEIGIDLRLSSQFIIFRIENINAIDPAQLRSDSERVKCIQTEVVVPFGTPFYLHPQEMVLGATFEYVAMPDTIEASVEGRSSLARVGLVIATAVTIEPGFKGCITLELANIASVPIALYPGTRIAQLVCRETTSSAQHTRGWKYLVPVGPEFSRLHSDKDGPFAYRTQPWASNI, from the coding sequence ATGGGTACCCTCTCAAAGCGTGAGCTAATCGATAGGCTTGGCGGGTCTGGTTCGGACAAGCTCGTGGTCACGCCGATTCTGGACGCCGAACTACAGGTGAACGAGATCGGCATTGATCTGAGGCTGTCAAGTCAGTTCATCATCTTCAGAATCGAGAACATCAACGCAATAGACCCAGCACAGCTCCGTTCAGACAGTGAGCGTGTGAAGTGTATCCAGACTGAAGTGGTGGTACCGTTTGGAACGCCGTTCTATCTACATCCTCAAGAGATGGTGCTGGGTGCTACCTTTGAGTATGTAGCAATGCCCGACACCATCGAAGCATCAGTTGAGGGCAGGTCGTCGCTCGCCAGGGTCGGCCTTGTAATCGCCACCGCCGTCACTATCGAACCGGGCTTCAAGGGCTGTATCACCCTCGAGCTCGCGAACATCGCCAGCGTACCAATCGCCCTCTATCCGGGCACTAGGATTGCTCAGCTTGTATGCAGAGAGACTACTTCCAGTGCCCAGCACACGAGAGGCTGGAAGTACCTTGTCCCCGTGGGTCCCGAGTTTAGTCGGCTGCACAGTGACAAGGACGGGCCGTTTGCGTACCGGACTCAACCCTGGGCCAGTAACATTTGA
- the mgtA_1 gene encoding Magnesium-transporting ATPase, P-type 1, producing the protein MFHHATLHDNELLSHFTSSLEAGLSSTEAASRLHEHGRNEITAHQVQWYEILARQFKSAFIYLLVVAAAIVFVIGERLDASVIVGFVLLNAGLGFVQEYRSEMSLQALQEFIHPRTRVKRDGQWKVVDSAELVPGDIISLQTGDAVTADVRVLSEHNLTVNETNLTGESVAVPKRAGHLAKEPATIYDCHNLCFSGTTVVEGDATALVLATGTNTRMGSIAKLTVETTKESEFSRSITRFSSFILRMILVTLLVVLVANLLLKGKGANILELLVFGIALVVSVIPEGLPVVTTVSLSRGALGLAKHGVVVKRLTAIEDIGTIEVLCSDKTGTLTENSLTVTGYSPGAREDLLYHAAFTVAETEDKTEPFDIAIDQVCREAGRASEGRPERLAELPFDPVRRRNAVLLRLPERTWMVVRGAPEEVMALCPRLSLEERHTLTRWLEERGRGGERTIALAVRDLSAGTLSLRPADECELEFLGAMAFADPIKPSTFKAVPLARELGVAIKILTGDSPEVAGAVGQAIGLLDDPEKVLTGATWLGLPGEQRAEALEEYSVIARVTPEQKYEIIQTLQARHTVGFLGEGINDAPALKLAGVSLVVQSAADIARQAADIILLESDLEVIVDGIRSGREVFANGIKYLKSTLASNFGNFYAVAISSLMIPFLPMKPLQILLLNLLSDFPMISIATDNVDPAEWERPRKYDVREVVLISIFLGVVSTVFDLIFFATFVRGGEAVLQTNWFVGSILTELIFLFSIRTRLPFWQAVRPSSTVVWLTGVAAVATVVVPYTALGQRVFGFVPPTAPQMGVILGLVAAFFAVTEVVKGWYYRQVG; encoded by the coding sequence GTGTTCCATCACGCAACGCTGCACGACAACGAGCTCTTGTCCCACTTTACTTCCTCTCTCGAAGCGGGCCTCTCCAGTACCGAGGCAGCGTCCCGCCTGCACGAGCACGGGCGCAACGAGATCACCGCGCACCAGGTGCAGTGGTACGAGATCCTGGCGCGCCAGTTCAAGTCGGCGTTCATCTACCTGCTGGTGGTGGCGGCGGCCATCGTCTTTGTCATCGGCGAGAGGCTGGACGCGTCGGTCATCGTTGGCTTTGTGCTGCTGAACGCGGGCCTCGGCTTTGTGCAGGAGTATCGCAGCGAGATGTCGCTGCAGGCGCTGCAAGAGTTCATCCATCCGCGCACAAGGGTCAAGCGCGACGGGCAGTGGAAGGTGGTGGACTCGGCGGAGCTGGTGCCGGGCGACATCATCAGCCTGCAGACGGGCGATGCGGTAACGGCCGACGTGCGCGTGCTGAGCGAGCACAATCTGACCGTCAACGAGACCAACCTCACCGGCGAATCGGTGGCTGTGCCCAAGCGCGCCGGCCATCTGGCCAAGGAACCGGCCACCATCTATGACTGTCACAACCTGTGCTTTAGCGGCACCACGGTGGTGGAGGGCGACGCCACGGCGCTGGTGCTGGCGACGGGCACGAATACCCGGATGGGTTCGATCGCCAAGCTGACCGTGGAGACGACGAAAGAGTCCGAGTTCTCGCGCTCGATCACGCGCTTTAGCAGCTTTATCCTGCGGATGATCCTCGTGACGCTGCTGGTGGTGCTCGTGGCCAACCTGCTGCTAAAGGGCAAAGGAGCCAACATCCTGGAGCTGCTGGTGTTTGGCATCGCGCTGGTGGTGAGCGTGATCCCCGAAGGGCTGCCGGTGGTGACCACGGTGTCGCTCTCGCGGGGCGCGCTGGGGCTGGCCAAGCACGGGGTGGTGGTCAAGCGGCTGACGGCCATCGAGGACATTGGCACCATCGAGGTGCTCTGCTCGGACAAGACCGGCACGCTCACCGAGAACTCGCTGACGGTGACGGGCTACTCGCCCGGGGCGCGGGAGGACCTGCTGTACCATGCGGCGTTCACGGTGGCCGAGACGGAAGACAAGACGGAGCCGTTCGACATTGCCATCGACCAGGTCTGCCGCGAGGCGGGGAGGGCGTCCGAAGGGCGCCCGGAGCGTCTGGCCGAGTTGCCGTTCGATCCCGTACGCCGCCGTAACGCGGTGCTGCTGCGCTTGCCGGAGCGGACGTGGATGGTGGTGCGCGGGGCACCGGAGGAGGTGATGGCGCTCTGTCCGCGGCTGTCACTGGAGGAGCGGCATACCCTTACCCGCTGGCTGGAGGAACGCGGCCGCGGTGGAGAACGGACCATTGCCCTGGCCGTGCGGGACCTGTCCGCCGGGACGCTCAGCCTGCGCCCCGCCGACGAATGCGAGCTCGAGTTCCTCGGGGCGATGGCCTTTGCCGACCCGATCAAGCCGTCCACCTTCAAGGCGGTGCCCCTGGCCAGGGAGCTGGGCGTGGCCATCAAGATCCTCACCGGCGACAGTCCCGAGGTGGCCGGCGCGGTGGGCCAGGCCATCGGCCTGCTCGACGATCCGGAGAAGGTGCTGACCGGCGCCACGTGGCTGGGTCTGCCGGGGGAGCAGCGGGCCGAGGCGCTGGAGGAGTACTCGGTCATTGCGCGGGTGACGCCGGAGCAAAAGTACGAGATCATCCAGACGCTGCAGGCCAGGCACACGGTGGGTTTTCTGGGCGAGGGCATCAACGATGCCCCGGCGCTCAAGCTGGCGGGGGTCAGCCTGGTGGTGCAGAGCGCGGCGGACATTGCCCGTCAGGCGGCCGACATCATCCTGCTCGAGTCGGACCTCGAGGTGATCGTCGACGGCATCCGCAGCGGGCGCGAGGTGTTTGCCAACGGCATCAAGTACCTGAAGAGCACCCTGGCCTCGAACTTTGGCAATTTCTACGCGGTGGCCATCAGCAGCCTGATGATCCCCTTCCTGCCGATGAAGCCGCTGCAGATCCTGTTGTTGAACCTGCTGTCGGATTTTCCAATGATCTCGATTGCCACGGACAATGTGGACCCGGCGGAGTGGGAGCGCCCGCGCAAGTACGACGTGCGGGAGGTCGTGCTGATCTCTATCTTCCTGGGTGTGGTGAGCACCGTATTTGACCTGATCTTTTTCGCCACGTTTGTGCGCGGCGGCGAGGCGGTGCTGCAGACGAACTGGTTTGTGGGCAGCATTCTCACCGAGCTGATCTTTTTGTTCTCGATCCGCACGCGGCTGCCGTTCTGGCAGGCAGTGCGTCCGTCGAGCACGGTGGTGTGGTTGACCGGTGTGGCGGCTGTGGCCACGGTGGTAGTGCCGTACACGGCGCTGGGGCAGCGGGTGTTTGGGTTTGTGCCGCCGACGGCGCCGCAGATGGGGGTGATTCTGGGCCTGGTGGCGGCGTTTTTTGCCGTCACCGAGGTGGTGAAGGGGTGGTACTACCGGCAGGTGGGGTAG